The following coding sequences lie in one Musa acuminata AAA Group cultivar baxijiao chromosome BXJ3-1, Cavendish_Baxijiao_AAA, whole genome shotgun sequence genomic window:
- the LOC103982879 gene encoding uncharacterized protein LOC103982879 isoform X2 yields MPYGHRWAKSNFEKLANGRNHSICRRSGDKSNQKFFLREPKLLELASRDSEQRFPLFAIIFVDTHASWKLSPLCSPLPEVVQRNNLESLSPSNMNGSEPTSSLLFMVGLHAANADSARLNSSCISSETGSSDQSESSNKLSDPPVSLSSTLPDCLTSGRHLDNNLSDEAATSGSFITDTSVEKDDSTHNTNFVDCSTSLLSCTSYSDEMDGFETVTSPQRLAGDELGSNTTGSCAIKDAEMVPFKLDRRSKKDHFRENNICHDNFSCISMCNNNNPAVDSSLDGCNSDIGENSSDDTAMRLVIKDESGPSSSEGEIISPSEELMQCDTSSHATADLCNLGTHVSKDNSSSDAYLSNDVLDACSSTERVDCSSQAGSSNDFHPVIYERRGRRSRRMIGHGNLNGANGSITAKIHSHTGEDINYSKWQKVKKNEKNECVSKANNVSVLYAQHDVSSKDTKMKMKPDKFIGQKQKQSGITCKYPKAEPSQVSSRGAKTSPTLSKATFGSAKNKSSSVIKHANQNHLSGSYIGKGDMPNSPKHHFQQKECRHNSPFEGLNKHSSTGFGSHGNSSSQRCLSKLTDSIDCCLGHSEKEISVLMGAAPQGIVCDGIRHLDVAAAFSEIDHMATTSNQFGQRQIDANCENGTTKHSKDIQEDLSSVGIEDYECTKPNIESHREANSSSSNGSPIQKWVPVGRKDSIASDMGYLDCLKVSVMDEAVLDHSYPKTAEVEDVNKDGDISNSEANKLTNKLSTYPNSTEVLDIHAVINCQTHKIEDKEFIGFETDLDKIIGAVKNAYELQTAVESVQLVTGSPVADFENFLFSAAPVIGQTQYSRSCNSCSHERLKDSSLCWHEIPNISLKSIWQWYEELGCFGLEVKAHDFYNSRRLRSGCHEFTAYFVPYLSAVQLFGISRSTKYCNLNGQSARASEGNKTAKSLGSLPIFSMLLPQPTKDKGACFSDSSSSAKVGFFDKGIDMDHEEIIFEYFESEQPPWRHPLYEKIKELVASGSSSDSRMFGDPSKLESVKLHDLHPASWYCIAWYPIYRIPDGSFHAAFLTYHSLGHFVHRSSPESGHGLSEDVVSPVVGLQTYNHKGESWFQPRHMNSKVAQSEDVSNSDTSELIKERLRTLRQTASVMARAVVSKGNQRYVNRHPDYNFFVSRSG; encoded by the exons ATGCCGTATGGACATCGGTGGGCAAAGAGTAACTTTGAGAAGTTAGCAAATGGAAGAAACCACAGTATCTGTAGGAGATCAGGAGATAAGAGCAATCAGAAGTTTTTTCTTAGG GAACCTAAATTACTTGAACTTGCCTCAAGGGATTCTGAACAGAG GTTTCCTTTATTCGCAATAATTTTTGTTGATACTCATGCATCCTGGAAGTTGTCACCTTTATGTTCACCCTTGCCAGAAGTTGTTCAGAGaaataatcttgaatctttgtcTCCCTCTAACATGAATGGTAGCGAGCCAACATCTTCACTACTGTTCATGGTTGGTTTACATGCTGCAAATGCAGATTCTGCAAGGTTAAATTCATCTTGCATTTCTAGTGAGACAGGTAGTTCAGACCAGTCTGAAAGCAGTAACAAATTGTCCGATCCTCCAGTCAGTTTATCAAGTACACTTCCTGACTGCTTAACATCAG GTAGGCATCTAGATAATAACTTGTCAGATGAGGCAGCAACCTCTGGCTCTTTCATTACTGATACTAGTGTAGAAAAGGATGATAGCACACATAATACTAATTTTGTAGACTGTTCAACATCGTTGTTGTCGTGTACATCTTACAGCGATGAGATGGATGGTTTTGAAACAGTAACTTCACCTCAGAGATTAGCTGGTGATGAATTAGGCAGTAACACTACCGGATCATGTGCAATTAAAGATGCAGAAATGGTTCCATTCAAATTAGATCGGAGATCCAAAAAGGACCATTTTAGAGAGAACAACATTTGTCATGATAATTTCTCATGCATTTCCAtgtgtaataataataatccagCAGTAGATTCATCATTGGATGGTTGTAACAGTGACATTGGTGAGAACTCTAGTGATGACACTGCAATGCGGTTAGTAATTAAGGATGAAAGTGGACCTAGTTCTTCGGAAGGTGAAATTATTTCACCTTCTGAAGAGCTTATGCAATGCGACACCTCATCTCATGCAACTGCAGATTTATGCAATTTGGGGACTCACGTATCAAAGGATAATTCCAGCAGTGATGCTTATCTGTCAAATGATGTCCTCGATGCTTGCAGCAGTACTGAAAGAGTTGATTGCAGTAGTCAGGCTGGCAGCAGCAATGACTTCCATCCTGTTATATATGAAAGGCGAGGTAGAAGGTCTAGAAGAATGATTGGTCATGGGAATTTAAATGGAGCAAACGGATCTATTACTGCAAAGATACATAGTCACACCGGGGAAGACATTAATTACTCCAAATGGCAGAaggttaaaaaaaatgaaaaaaatgagtGTGTTTCTAAAGCTAACAATGTCAGCGTTTTGTATGCTCAGCATGATGTTTCATCAAAGGATACCAAGATGAAAATGAAGCCTGACAAATTTATTGGGCAAAAGCAAAAGCAGAGTGGAATAACCTGCAAATACCCTAAAGCAGAGCCAAGCCAAGTGTCCTCCAGAGGGGCTAAGACAAGTCCTACTCTATCTAAAGCCACATTTGGAAGTGCAAAAAACAAATCTAGTTCAGTCATCAAACatgcaaatcaaaatcatttgagTGGATCTTACATTGGTAAGGGTGACATGCCCAATTCTCCAAAGCATCATTTTCAGCAGAAAGAATGCCGGCATAATTCACCATTTGAGGGTCTTAACAAACATAGCAGTACAGGATTCGGATCACATGGCAACAGCTCTTCCCAAAGATGTTTGTCTAAGCTGACTGACAGTATTGACTGTTGTCTGGGACACTCAGAGAAGGAAATAAGTGTTCTTATGGGGGCAGCACCACAAGGAATTGTTTGTGATGGGATCCGTCATTTAGATGTGGCAGCTGCATTTAGTGAAATTGACCACATGGCAACTACATCAAATCAGTTTGGTCAGAGGCAGATTGATGCTAATTGTGAGAATGGCACCACTAAGCACTCCAAGGATATTCAGGAAGATCTTTCCAGTGTAGGTATTGAAGACTATGAATGCACAAAACCGAATATTGAAAGTCACAGAGAAGCTAACAGCTCGAGCAGTAATGGATCTCCAATACAGAAGTGGGTCCCAGTAGGGAGGAAAGATTCGATAGCTTCTGATATGGGCTATTTAGACTGCTTAAAGGTTTCTGTCATGGATGAAGCAGTTCTtgatcattcatatccaaagacTGCTGAAGTAGAGGATGTGAATAAAGATGGAGATATCTCAAATTCTGAAGCTAATAAGTTGACTAACAAGTTGAGCACCTACCCTAATTCAACTGAAGTTCTCGATATACATGCTGTGATCAACTGCCAAACACACAAGATAGAAGACAAGGAATTTATTGGTTTTGAGACTGATTTAGACAAGATAATAGGAGCTGTTAAGAATGCCTATGAATTGCAAACTGCGGTAGAAAGTGTTCAACTGGTAACTGGCAGTCCAGTTGCTgactttgaaaattttcttttttctgctGCTCCAGTTATTGGACAAACACAGTATAGCAGAAGCTGCAACAGTTGTTCTCATGAACGACTCAAAGATAGCTCTCTGTGCTGGCACGAGATTCCCAACATCTCCTTGAAAAGCATTTGGCAATGGTATGAAGAGCTTGGTTGCTTTGGGTTGGAAGTGAAGGcacatgatttttataattctagAAGGCTGCGGAGTGGTTGTCATGAATTCACTGCATACTTTGTGCCGTATCTTTCTGCTGTGCAATTATTTGGAATATCCAGGAGTACCAAGTATTGCAATCTGAATGGACAGTCAGCCAGAGCTTCTGAGGGGAACAAGACAGCAAAATCTTTGGGTTCTCTCCCAATCTTCTCAATGTTACTGCCCCAACCTACTAAGGACAAAGGTGCATGCTTCTCAGATTCATCGTCTTCTGCTAAAGTTGGGTTCTTTGATAAAGGCATCGACATGGATCATGAGGAGATTATATTTGAATATTTTGAATCTGAACAACCTCCTTGGCGGCATCCATTATATGAGAA GATCAAGGAGCTGGTAGCCAGTGGTTCATCATCTGATAGCCGCATGTTTGGTGATCCATCGAAGCTGGAATCTGTTAAACTGCATGACCTTCATCCTGCATCTTG gtACTGCATCGCGTGGTACCCTATATATCGTATACCTGATGGTAGTTTTCATGCTGCTTTTTTAACATATCACTCTCTCGGTCATTTTGTTCATCGAAGTTCCCCAGAAAGTGGCCATGGTCTTTCAGAAGATGTAGTTTCTCCAGTTGTAGGTCTGCAGACATACAATCATAAG GGAGAGTCTTGGTTTCAACCAAGACACATGAATTCAAAGGTCGCCCAGTCTGAAGATGTCAGTAATTCAGATACCTCGGAATTAATAAAGGAGAGGTTGAGGACGCTCAGGCAAACTGCATCTGTGATGGCCAGGGCAGTTGTTTCCAAGGGCAATCAGAGATACGTGAACCGGCATCCAGACTACAACTTCTTTGTATCACGGAGTGGGTAG
- the LOC103982879 gene encoding uncharacterized protein LOC103982879 isoform X1, with amino-acid sequence MPYGHRWAKSNFEKLANGRNHSICRRSGDKSNQKFFLREPKLLELASRDSEQRFPLFAIIFVDTHASWKLSPLCSPLPEVVQRNNLESLSPSNMNGSEPTSSLLFMVGLHAANADSARLNSSCISSETGSSDQSESSNKLSDPPVSLSSTLPDCLTSGNSSGSVCDNPSVVGSDFLVNNYPKVDRRVERNPRKKGKKKGKQYKRNAPRKVLTESNVQHDEISCNSLSSSGRHLDNNLSDEAATSGSFITDTSVEKDDSTHNTNFVDCSTSLLSCTSYSDEMDGFETVTSPQRLAGDELGSNTTGSCAIKDAEMVPFKLDRRSKKDHFRENNICHDNFSCISMCNNNNPAVDSSLDGCNSDIGENSSDDTAMRLVIKDESGPSSSEGEIISPSEELMQCDTSSHATADLCNLGTHVSKDNSSSDAYLSNDVLDACSSTERVDCSSQAGSSNDFHPVIYERRGRRSRRMIGHGNLNGANGSITAKIHSHTGEDINYSKWQKVKKNEKNECVSKANNVSVLYAQHDVSSKDTKMKMKPDKFIGQKQKQSGITCKYPKAEPSQVSSRGAKTSPTLSKATFGSAKNKSSSVIKHANQNHLSGSYIGKGDMPNSPKHHFQQKECRHNSPFEGLNKHSSTGFGSHGNSSSQRCLSKLTDSIDCCLGHSEKEISVLMGAAPQGIVCDGIRHLDVAAAFSEIDHMATTSNQFGQRQIDANCENGTTKHSKDIQEDLSSVGIEDYECTKPNIESHREANSSSSNGSPIQKWVPVGRKDSIASDMGYLDCLKVSVMDEAVLDHSYPKTAEVEDVNKDGDISNSEANKLTNKLSTYPNSTEVLDIHAVINCQTHKIEDKEFIGFETDLDKIIGAVKNAYELQTAVESVQLVTGSPVADFENFLFSAAPVIGQTQYSRSCNSCSHERLKDSSLCWHEIPNISLKSIWQWYEELGCFGLEVKAHDFYNSRRLRSGCHEFTAYFVPYLSAVQLFGISRSTKYCNLNGQSARASEGNKTAKSLGSLPIFSMLLPQPTKDKGACFSDSSSSAKVGFFDKGIDMDHEEIIFEYFESEQPPWRHPLYEKIKELVASGSSSDSRMFGDPSKLESVKLHDLHPASWYCIAWYPIYRIPDGSFHAAFLTYHSLGHFVHRSSPESGHGLSEDVVSPVVGLQTYNHKGESWFQPRHMNSKVAQSEDVSNSDTSELIKERLRTLRQTASVMARAVVSKGNQRYVNRHPDYNFFVSRSG; translated from the exons ATGCCGTATGGACATCGGTGGGCAAAGAGTAACTTTGAGAAGTTAGCAAATGGAAGAAACCACAGTATCTGTAGGAGATCAGGAGATAAGAGCAATCAGAAGTTTTTTCTTAGG GAACCTAAATTACTTGAACTTGCCTCAAGGGATTCTGAACAGAG GTTTCCTTTATTCGCAATAATTTTTGTTGATACTCATGCATCCTGGAAGTTGTCACCTTTATGTTCACCCTTGCCAGAAGTTGTTCAGAGaaataatcttgaatctttgtcTCCCTCTAACATGAATGGTAGCGAGCCAACATCTTCACTACTGTTCATGGTTGGTTTACATGCTGCAAATGCAGATTCTGCAAGGTTAAATTCATCTTGCATTTCTAGTGAGACAGGTAGTTCAGACCAGTCTGAAAGCAGTAACAAATTGTCCGATCCTCCAGTCAGTTTATCAAGTACACTTCCTGACTGCTTAACATCAGGTAATTCTTCTGGTTCAGTTTGTGATAACCCAAGTGTAGTTGGTTCAGATTTCTTGGTTAATAACTACCCAAAGGTGGACAGAAGAGTTGAAAGAAATCCcagaaaaaaggggaaaaagaagGGAAAGCAATATAAACGAAATGCACCTAGAAAGGTTTTGACTGAATCAAATGTTCAACATGATGAGATCAGTTGcaattctctttcttcttcagGTAGGCATCTAGATAATAACTTGTCAGATGAGGCAGCAACCTCTGGCTCTTTCATTACTGATACTAGTGTAGAAAAGGATGATAGCACACATAATACTAATTTTGTAGACTGTTCAACATCGTTGTTGTCGTGTACATCTTACAGCGATGAGATGGATGGTTTTGAAACAGTAACTTCACCTCAGAGATTAGCTGGTGATGAATTAGGCAGTAACACTACCGGATCATGTGCAATTAAAGATGCAGAAATGGTTCCATTCAAATTAGATCGGAGATCCAAAAAGGACCATTTTAGAGAGAACAACATTTGTCATGATAATTTCTCATGCATTTCCAtgtgtaataataataatccagCAGTAGATTCATCATTGGATGGTTGTAACAGTGACATTGGTGAGAACTCTAGTGATGACACTGCAATGCGGTTAGTAATTAAGGATGAAAGTGGACCTAGTTCTTCGGAAGGTGAAATTATTTCACCTTCTGAAGAGCTTATGCAATGCGACACCTCATCTCATGCAACTGCAGATTTATGCAATTTGGGGACTCACGTATCAAAGGATAATTCCAGCAGTGATGCTTATCTGTCAAATGATGTCCTCGATGCTTGCAGCAGTACTGAAAGAGTTGATTGCAGTAGTCAGGCTGGCAGCAGCAATGACTTCCATCCTGTTATATATGAAAGGCGAGGTAGAAGGTCTAGAAGAATGATTGGTCATGGGAATTTAAATGGAGCAAACGGATCTATTACTGCAAAGATACATAGTCACACCGGGGAAGACATTAATTACTCCAAATGGCAGAaggttaaaaaaaatgaaaaaaatgagtGTGTTTCTAAAGCTAACAATGTCAGCGTTTTGTATGCTCAGCATGATGTTTCATCAAAGGATACCAAGATGAAAATGAAGCCTGACAAATTTATTGGGCAAAAGCAAAAGCAGAGTGGAATAACCTGCAAATACCCTAAAGCAGAGCCAAGCCAAGTGTCCTCCAGAGGGGCTAAGACAAGTCCTACTCTATCTAAAGCCACATTTGGAAGTGCAAAAAACAAATCTAGTTCAGTCATCAAACatgcaaatcaaaatcatttgagTGGATCTTACATTGGTAAGGGTGACATGCCCAATTCTCCAAAGCATCATTTTCAGCAGAAAGAATGCCGGCATAATTCACCATTTGAGGGTCTTAACAAACATAGCAGTACAGGATTCGGATCACATGGCAACAGCTCTTCCCAAAGATGTTTGTCTAAGCTGACTGACAGTATTGACTGTTGTCTGGGACACTCAGAGAAGGAAATAAGTGTTCTTATGGGGGCAGCACCACAAGGAATTGTTTGTGATGGGATCCGTCATTTAGATGTGGCAGCTGCATTTAGTGAAATTGACCACATGGCAACTACATCAAATCAGTTTGGTCAGAGGCAGATTGATGCTAATTGTGAGAATGGCACCACTAAGCACTCCAAGGATATTCAGGAAGATCTTTCCAGTGTAGGTATTGAAGACTATGAATGCACAAAACCGAATATTGAAAGTCACAGAGAAGCTAACAGCTCGAGCAGTAATGGATCTCCAATACAGAAGTGGGTCCCAGTAGGGAGGAAAGATTCGATAGCTTCTGATATGGGCTATTTAGACTGCTTAAAGGTTTCTGTCATGGATGAAGCAGTTCTtgatcattcatatccaaagacTGCTGAAGTAGAGGATGTGAATAAAGATGGAGATATCTCAAATTCTGAAGCTAATAAGTTGACTAACAAGTTGAGCACCTACCCTAATTCAACTGAAGTTCTCGATATACATGCTGTGATCAACTGCCAAACACACAAGATAGAAGACAAGGAATTTATTGGTTTTGAGACTGATTTAGACAAGATAATAGGAGCTGTTAAGAATGCCTATGAATTGCAAACTGCGGTAGAAAGTGTTCAACTGGTAACTGGCAGTCCAGTTGCTgactttgaaaattttcttttttctgctGCTCCAGTTATTGGACAAACACAGTATAGCAGAAGCTGCAACAGTTGTTCTCATGAACGACTCAAAGATAGCTCTCTGTGCTGGCACGAGATTCCCAACATCTCCTTGAAAAGCATTTGGCAATGGTATGAAGAGCTTGGTTGCTTTGGGTTGGAAGTGAAGGcacatgatttttataattctagAAGGCTGCGGAGTGGTTGTCATGAATTCACTGCATACTTTGTGCCGTATCTTTCTGCTGTGCAATTATTTGGAATATCCAGGAGTACCAAGTATTGCAATCTGAATGGACAGTCAGCCAGAGCTTCTGAGGGGAACAAGACAGCAAAATCTTTGGGTTCTCTCCCAATCTTCTCAATGTTACTGCCCCAACCTACTAAGGACAAAGGTGCATGCTTCTCAGATTCATCGTCTTCTGCTAAAGTTGGGTTCTTTGATAAAGGCATCGACATGGATCATGAGGAGATTATATTTGAATATTTTGAATCTGAACAACCTCCTTGGCGGCATCCATTATATGAGAA GATCAAGGAGCTGGTAGCCAGTGGTTCATCATCTGATAGCCGCATGTTTGGTGATCCATCGAAGCTGGAATCTGTTAAACTGCATGACCTTCATCCTGCATCTTG gtACTGCATCGCGTGGTACCCTATATATCGTATACCTGATGGTAGTTTTCATGCTGCTTTTTTAACATATCACTCTCTCGGTCATTTTGTTCATCGAAGTTCCCCAGAAAGTGGCCATGGTCTTTCAGAAGATGTAGTTTCTCCAGTTGTAGGTCTGCAGACATACAATCATAAG GGAGAGTCTTGGTTTCAACCAAGACACATGAATTCAAAGGTCGCCCAGTCTGAAGATGTCAGTAATTCAGATACCTCGGAATTAATAAAGGAGAGGTTGAGGACGCTCAGGCAAACTGCATCTGTGATGGCCAGGGCAGTTGTTTCCAAGGGCAATCAGAGATACGTGAACCGGCATCCAGACTACAACTTCTTTGTATCACGGAGTGGGTAG